In one window of Vanrija pseudolonga chromosome 5, complete sequence DNA:
- the wdr26_1 gene encoding WD repeat-containing protein 26 → MQRGTIRRRSSSDTDRTLDGTDRPPSRKHLRLALGDPTPTSSASSSTIPSSPEPPGATGSNSILPTMRNSTGNGTTNGASQATASSSTTQTGPFNIPDSVLELIQPYRPSGALMYEDDTDWAPDYDTDVIMGSASQPDGSSTLPLRQRFGKRMPIDREEIVRLMMQGLRDIGYQQTADVLAKESGYTLASQAALDFQAAVLGARWAEAIALLPELGIAPNPGSGLASSQSSIRSGKVKAQGSTSASDHAKFLIAQQKYLEYLEAGQQKKALAILRNELATSATDSDALHDLSGYMMCLDRDDLYQRAKWDGAAGISRRQLLERLQEHISPNIMVPSRRLATLLDQARQTQQLSCPYHDDNDPVSLYTDHQCVSGSFPSVTTHILADHTDEVWRIEWSPNGNYLASASKDKTVVIWALKTQPGEGHQYSVEPLHHLKGHRGDVDALAWSPDGETLVTASDKQIYIWQAKSGTQSSVNVETSQHTDTISAIQFMPNGTQFVVASLDCRVVFYNLNGTVARNWSIPNIQVIDFAITPDASRIIALTTFLGRVAVDNKFHPSISARCLDPPPPTRADSDIYSWMAHGLLIIRVADKEIIESNTEIQAASVTCLKLSSDSKHVLVNCSPDEVQLFSIDPTIQLVRKFGGHVQDRFVLRSCFGAPKDRFVLSGSEDGHVYVWQSNGTTPLEVLSGHSESVNAVAWNPILSRKLFASCSDDATIRIWQPPARLDEGDAGDDADGLEL, encoded by the exons ATGCAGCGTGGGACTATCCGCCGACGCTCGTCATCAGACACGGACCGCACCCTCGACGGCACTGACCGACCTCCCTCGCGAAAGCACCTACGGCTAGCGCTCGGCGACCCCACTCctacctcctcggcctcgtcgtcgacaataCCATCATCACCAGAACCGCCAGGCGCAACTGGCTCCAACTCCATTCTCCCTACCATGCGCAATTCCACCGGCAATGGCACAACCAACGGGGCTAGTCAGGCCACTGCGTCGTCATCTACTACACAGACAGGACCTTTCAACATCCCGGACAGTGTCTTGGAGCTGATTCAGCCTTATCGCCCGTCGGGCGCGCTCATGTATGAGGACGACACCGACTGGGCACCAGACTACGATACCGATGTCATTATGGGCTCGGCATCGCAGCCAGAtggctcgtcgaccttgcccCTTAGACAGCGGTTTGGCAAGCGCATGCCGATTGACAGGGAAGAGATTGTGCGCCTGATGATGCAGGGCCTTCGCGACATTGGCTATCA ACAAACTGCAGATGTCCTTGCAAAGGAATCTGGATACACTTTGGCTTCCCAAGCGGCCCTCGACTTTCAAGCGGCGGTACTCggtgcgaggtgggcggAAGCCATTGCACTGCTCCCCGAACTCGGAATAGCCCCAAACCCAGGTTCTGGCCTTGCGTCATCACAAAGCAGTATCCGGTcgggcaaggtcaaggcccAGGGCtcaacgagcgcgagcgaccACGCAAAGTTCTTGATTGCGCAGCAAAAGTACCTAGAGTACCTAGAAGCAGGCCAGCAGAAGAAGGCCCTCGCTATCCTCCGCAACGAGCTGGCAACGTCGGCAACAGACTCGGACGCCCTCCATGATCTATCAGGGTACATGATGTGTCTGGACCGCGACGATCTCTATCAGCGGGCCAAATGGGACGGAGCGGCGGGCATCTCGCGACGACAGCTCTTGGAGCGTCTTCAAG AGCACATCTCGCCCAACATTATGGTGCCCTCTCGACGACTTGCAACTCTTCTTGACCAAGCCCGGCAAACCCAGCAGCTGTCGTGCCCTTATCATGATGACAATGATCCAGTGTCACTTTACACTGATCACCAGTGTGTAAGCGGCTCGTTCCCATCAGTCACGACGCATATTCTTGCCGATCACACCGATGAGGTTTGGAGAATCGAGTGGAGCCCTAACGGCAACTACCTGGCTTCAGCTAGCAAGGACAAGACTGTGGTCATCTGGGCGCTCAAG ACCCAACCTGGCGAAGGCCACCAATACAGCGTTGAGCCCTTGCACCACTTGAAGGGCCACCGCGGTGACGTCGACGCACTCGCCTGGTCTCCGGACGGTGAGACCCTGGTCACCGCATCGGACAAGCAAATCTACATCTGGCAGGCCAAGTCTGGCACTCAAAGCTCTGTCAATGTAGAAACCTCCCAGCATACCGACACCATCAGCGCCATCCAATTCATGCCCAATGGCACGCAGTTTGTtgtcgcctcgctcgactgCCGTGTCGTGTTCTACAACCTCAATGGTACTGTGGCCCGCAACTGGTCGATCCCCAACATCCAGGTCATCGACTTTGCAATCACTCCTGATGCTTCCCGCATCATTGCTCTCACCACATTCCTAGGCCGCGTGGCGGTGGACAACAAGTTCCACCCGAGCATTTCCGCACGCTGCCTggacccaccaccaccaacccgTGCCGACTCCGACATCTACAGCTGGATGGCGCACGGCTTGCTCATCatccgcgtcgccgacaaggagatAATCGAATCCAACACCGAGATCCAGGCGGCGTCCGTGACGTGCCTCAAGCTGTCGAGCGACAGCAAGCATGTTCTCGTCAACTGTAgccccgacgaggtgcagctCTTCTCCATCGACCCAACCATTCAGTTGGTTCGCAAGTTTGGGGGGCATGTGCAGGACCGCTTCGTCCTGAGATCGTGCTTTGGTGCGCCAAAGGACCGGTTCGTACTCAGTGGAAGCGAAGACGGCCACGTCTATGTTTGGCAGAGTAACGGCACCACTCCGCTCGAGGTTCTCTCTGGCCACTCTGAAAGCGTCAACGCTGTGGCCTGGAACCCGATTCTCTCTCGCAAGCTCTTTGCCTCgtgcagcgacgacgcgaccat CCGCATCTGGCAGCCCCCTGCTAGACTTGACGAaggcgacgctggcgacgacgccgacggcctggAGTTGTAG
- the wdr26_1 gene encoding WD repeat-containing protein 26, with protein sequence MRNSTGNGTTNGASQATASSSTTQTGPFNIPDSVLELIQPYRPSGALMYEDDTDWAPDYDTDVIMGSASQPDGSSTLPLRQRFGKRMPIDREEIVRLMMQGLRDIGYQQTADVLAKESGYTLASQAALDFQAAVLGARWAEAIALLPELGIAPNPGSGLASSQSSIRSGKVKAQGSTSASDHAKFLIAQQKYLEYLEAGQQKKALAILRNELATSATDSDALHDLSGYMMCLDRDDLYQRAKWDGAAGISRRQLLERLQEHISPNIMVPSRRLATLLDQARQTQQLSCPYHDDNDPVSLYTDHQCVSGSFPSVTTHILADHTDEVWRIEWSPNGNYLASASKDKTVVIWALKTQPGEGHQYSVEPLHHLKGHRGDVDALAWSPDGETLVTASDKQIYIWQAKSGTQSSVNVETSQHTDTISAIQFMPNGTQFVVASLDCRVVFYNLNGTVARNWSIPNIQVIDFAITPDASRIIALTTFLGRVAVDNKFHPSISARCLDPPPPTRADSDIYSWMAHGLLIIRVADKEIIESNTEIQAASVTCLKLSSDSKHVLVNCSPDEVQLFSIDPTIQLVRKFGGHVQDRFVLRSCFGAPKDRFVLSGSEDGHVYVWQSNGTTPLEVLSGHSESVNAVAWNPILSRKLFASCSDDATIRIWQPPARLDEGDAGDDADGLEL encoded by the exons ATGCGCAATTCCACCGGCAATGGCACAACCAACGGGGCTAGTCAGGCCACTGCGTCGTCATCTACTACACAGACAGGACCTTTCAACATCCCGGACAGTGTCTTGGAGCTGATTCAGCCTTATCGCCCGTCGGGCGCGCTCATGTATGAGGACGACACCGACTGGGCACCAGACTACGATACCGATGTCATTATGGGCTCGGCATCGCAGCCAGAtggctcgtcgaccttgcccCTTAGACAGCGGTTTGGCAAGCGCATGCCGATTGACAGGGAAGAGATTGTGCGCCTGATGATGCAGGGCCTTCGCGACATTGGCTATCA ACAAACTGCAGATGTCCTTGCAAAGGAATCTGGATACACTTTGGCTTCCCAAGCGGCCCTCGACTTTCAAGCGGCGGTACTCggtgcgaggtgggcggAAGCCATTGCACTGCTCCCCGAACTCGGAATAGCCCCAAACCCAGGTTCTGGCCTTGCGTCATCACAAAGCAGTATCCGGTcgggcaaggtcaaggcccAGGGCtcaacgagcgcgagcgaccACGCAAAGTTCTTGATTGCGCAGCAAAAGTACCTAGAGTACCTAGAAGCAGGCCAGCAGAAGAAGGCCCTCGCTATCCTCCGCAACGAGCTGGCAACGTCGGCAACAGACTCGGACGCCCTCCATGATCTATCAGGGTACATGATGTGTCTGGACCGCGACGATCTCTATCAGCGGGCCAAATGGGACGGAGCGGCGGGCATCTCGCGACGACAGCTCTTGGAGCGTCTTCAAG AGCACATCTCGCCCAACATTATGGTGCCCTCTCGACGACTTGCAACTCTTCTTGACCAAGCCCGGCAAACCCAGCAGCTGTCGTGCCCTTATCATGATGACAATGATCCAGTGTCACTTTACACTGATCACCAGTGTGTAAGCGGCTCGTTCCCATCAGTCACGACGCATATTCTTGCCGATCACACCGATGAGGTTTGGAGAATCGAGTGGAGCCCTAACGGCAACTACCTGGCTTCAGCTAGCAAGGACAAGACTGTGGTCATCTGGGCGCTCAAG ACCCAACCTGGCGAAGGCCACCAATACAGCGTTGAGCCCTTGCACCACTTGAAGGGCCACCGCGGTGACGTCGACGCACTCGCCTGGTCTCCGGACGGTGAGACCCTGGTCACCGCATCGGACAAGCAAATCTACATCTGGCAGGCCAAGTCTGGCACTCAAAGCTCTGTCAATGTAGAAACCTCCCAGCATACCGACACCATCAGCGCCATCCAATTCATGCCCAATGGCACGCAGTTTGTtgtcgcctcgctcgactgCCGTGTCGTGTTCTACAACCTCAATGGTACTGTGGCCCGCAACTGGTCGATCCCCAACATCCAGGTCATCGACTTTGCAATCACTCCTGATGCTTCCCGCATCATTGCTCTCACCACATTCCTAGGCCGCGTGGCGGTGGACAACAAGTTCCACCCGAGCATTTCCGCACGCTGCCTggacccaccaccaccaacccgTGCCGACTCCGACATCTACAGCTGGATGGCGCACGGCTTGCTCATCatccgcgtcgccgacaaggagatAATCGAATCCAACACCGAGATCCAGGCGGCGTCCGTGACGTGCCTCAAGCTGTCGAGCGACAGCAAGCATGTTCTCGTCAACTGTAgccccgacgaggtgcagctCTTCTCCATCGACCCAACCATTCAGTTGGTTCGCAAGTTTGGGGGGCATGTGCAGGACCGCTTCGTCCTGAGATCGTGCTTTGGTGCGCCAAAGGACCGGTTCGTACTCAGTGGAAGCGAAGACGGCCACGTCTATGTTTGGCAGAGTAACGGCACCACTCCGCTCGAGGTTCTCTCTGGCCACTCTGAAAGCGTCAACGCTGTGGCCTGGAACCCGATTCTCTCTCGCAAGCTCTTTGCCTCgtgcagcgacgacgcgaccat CCGCATCTGGCAGCCCCCTGCTAGACTTGACGAaggcgacgctggcgacgacgccgacggcctggAGTTGTAG
- the SNX4 gene encoding Sorting nexin-4, translated as MEEDGFQSISWDDATQRTNPGFADMSGVGGHDDLDDDDDGFDKISATSPPALDSFASSSTATVRGGDSASRGGISTGGLGPDGTYTWDGKSMTIEVRDPVKEHEGSKDMYVSYAVLSKTNLPTFKQPQASVRRRFQDFVFLHDHLAKSFPACIIPPIPDKHRLEYIKGDRFSSEFVEKRRLDLQRFADRIANHPTLQRSQLVSDFLQSEQWSVAKHGHLAHPPPDAHRSLADSLGDTLVNVFSRVRKPDARFVEMAEGIEKFEEGLGNIERIAARGRNRNDDLSKDYQDLAAGYQGLGYLESGITEPLNRFAEKMLDFSTLITHQNRAAVDPFLLQTHSLLAYAQAHKATIKLRDQKQLDFEELSAYLSAAAAERDRLAALNSGHAAAPVGLGTYLRDQVDKLRGTDDIHTRRERMRKLDGKIKDLQEAVTTAHDTSTAFSDEVLKEHEIFELSKQAEMKEMLGRYADGQVEMLQRAMDDWDRIIPLLQRIRVDV; from the exons ATGGAGGAAGACGGGTTCCAGTCCATCTCGTGGGACGACGCGACACAACGCACAAACCCAGGGTTCGCAGACATGTCGGGTGTGggcgggcacgacgacctcgacgacgacgatgacggctTTGACAAGAtcagcgcgacctcgccgccggcgctcgactcgtttgcctcgagctcgacagcgacagTGCGCGGAGGAGACAGTGCCAGCCGAGGAGGTATCAGCAcgggcggcctcggcccagACGGGACGTACACGTGGGACGGCAAGTCGATGACgatcgaggtgcgcgacCCCGTCAAGGAGCACGAGGGCAGCAAGGACATGTACGTGTCGTATGCTGTCCTGTCCAAG ACCAACCTCCCGACTTTCAAGCAGCCGCAGGCGAGCGTCAGGCGCCGGTTCCAGGACTTTGTCTTCCTGCACGACCACTTGGCCAAGAGCTTTCCCGCCTGTATCATTCCGCCCATCCCCGACAAGCACCGTTTAG AATACATCAAGGGCGACCGCTTCTCGTCCGAGTTTGTAGAGAAGCGCCGCCTAGA CCTCCAGCGCTTCGCCGACAGGATAGCCAACCACCCGACGCTGCAGCGCAGCCAGCTCGTGTCCGACTTTTTGCAGAGCGAGCAATGG TCGGTCGCGAAACACGGCCACCTGGcgcacccgccgcccgacgcgcacCGCTCCCTCGCCGACTCGCTGGGAGATACCCTCGTCAACGTGTTCTCGCGCGTGCGCAAGCCCGACGCGCGGTtcgtcgagatggccgaggGCATCGAAAAGTTTGAAGAGGGCCTCGGCAACATTGAGCGCAttgccgcgcgcggccgcaACCGCAATGATG acCTGTCAAAGGACTACCAGGACCTCGCGGCGGGATACCAGGGCCTGGGTTATCTCGAGTCGGGAATCACCGAGCCGCTGAACCGCTTCGCCGAAAAGATGCTCGACTTCTCGACGCTGATCACGCACCAGAACCGCGCGGCCGTCGATCCCTTCCTTCTCCAGACCCACTCGCTTCTCGCGTACGCCCAGGCACACAAGGCGACCATCAAGCTGCGTGACCAGAAGCagctcgactttgaggagCTCTCGGCATACctctctgctgctgctgccgagcgcgaccgcctcgccgcgttGAATTCGGGccacgctgctgcgcctgtcggcctcggcacctACCTTCGCGACCAGGTCGACAAGCTGCGTGGCACGGATGACATTCACACACGCCGCGAGCGGATGCGCAAGCTGGACGGCAAGATAAAAgat CTCCAAGAAGCTGTCACCACGGCACATGACACCTCGACGGCATTCtccgacgaggtgctcaaggAGCATGAGATCTTTGAGCTGTCAAAGCAGGCCGAGATGAAGGAGATGCTCGGCCGGTATGCCGATGGGCAAGTCGAGATGCTCCAGCGCGCCATGGACGACTGGGACCGA ATCATCCCACTCCTGCAGCGCATCAGAGTTGACGTATAG